The DNA sequence TACGGCATTCCGGAAGAGGTGGCGAACATCACCCTGTCCTGCGTGCTGCCGGCCGCCAGCTTCATGACCGGCGTACACATCCCGGTCGATGGCGGCCTGACAATTAAAAACGCTTAAGGCAAAAACGCCTAGGGCAAAGACGCTTAGGGCAAGACCGCCTAAAGCGCATTTCCCGACTAGGGGGCGGCGGCGAAGGCCGCCTCCAGGTCTGCCTGCGTCGCAGCTTTCCGGGCCATGCAGAGCTGGATCTTCTCCCGCGCCAGCGACAGTTCGCGTTCATGTCCTTCGGCGAGATCACCATATTCTGCGAACAGGGCGTTCAGCGCATCGAGGCCTTCGGCATCGCAAAAATAGGATCCGAGCCGCGGCGTGCGGCGCTTCCACTGGGCCGGAATGGCATTCAGGAAGGCCGGGAAATTGTCTTCCAGATACGTCCACATCGCCTCACGCGTTTCCGGCGTTCTCATCTGCAGCAGGGCCATGGTGTAGGTTTCCCGCGGGCCAAGCGCAGCAGAGGCGATCAGGCCCCGCGTGCGGGCGGCCTGATCCGGATCCGTCACACTGCCCAGCGCGATGGCGACAGACTGGCCGAAGGCCGGATTGTCGATCTCGTCATTGGCCGTCAGCACACGGTCATATGCGGCCTGCCCGCCCTGATCCAGCAGGACGAGAAGTCCTGATGCATAGAGGTCGCTGGACAGGCTTTCATCCGCATCCGGATCGCTGATCCACGTGTCCATTTTCGCGGCAAGGCCTGCCCGGGCATCTTCCTGTTTCAGGATCGTGGCATCGAACTCTACCAGGCTGGTCTCCAGTTCCGGGTCTTCGCCCTCACCCATCATCTGCGCGTGCAGCCGGACAGATGCCGCCTCCGCGTCGGCGCGCAGGCCGGGCGCATCGTCCAGTTGCTCCATCAGATCCGCATAGATGCCCAGTACGGCGGAGACGACGGCGGCATCCTCGTGCTGTACCCCGGCGGTGAGCACCTGGCGCAGCGTGGCGGCATCCATCTTCCCGGCATCGAAGTCCGCCTCGGCGCTATCGATGGCGGTCAGCGCTTCGGCGGCCGGCAGACCGGGCAGGACGGCGATCAGCCTGTCCCAGCCGTCACCCGCAAGATTGAACCGGTAATAGCCTGTGCCATTGGCATTCGGGTGGTAGGCGTCCGGGCATGTCGCGCCCTCCAGCGGCATGACCTGCCGGGGCGCCTTCAGAAGCGTGCAGGACCGGCCTGACTCATCTCCTTCGTGCCAGGAGACACAGACCGGGATAATCCAGTGGCGATCCGGGTCCGCTTCGGAGCCCAGCGGGCGATAGCGGCTCTGCTCAAGGACGACTTTTGCGCCAATGCTTGTGCACTGAAGCTCTGTCTCCAGCAGCGGCACGCCATTCTGGGTCACGAATGTCTTCATCGACCGGCCGATATCCGGATTGCCCGTTGTCCGCCCAATGGCGCGGAAGAACTCCGCGCTGTCGGCGGAGCCGTCGGCATATTCGGCGATATATCTGCCCAGCGCCGGACGGAACTGCTCCGGCCCGAACCACGCATCCACCATGCTCAGTATGGCCTGTCCCTTGTTGTAGGTGATTGCATCATAAGCATTGCGGATATCCGCATTCTCCGTGATCGGCTGGGCCACGGCGCGGGCACTGGACAGGCTGTCCAGCCGCATGGCGGCAATCGCATCGGCGACCGCCTGGATGTCATAGCCGCCATCCGGTTCCAGCGTGCTGAGCACGGCCGGCTCAGCCCAGCTGGCAATGCCTTCCTTCAGCCAGAGATCGTTCCACCAGGGCGGGGTGACGAGATCGCCGAACCACATGTGCGACAGCTCATGCGCGTGCACACTTTTCATCGACCGCAGGAACAGGGCGCCGGACATCTCATTGGCGAGGATGCGGCTTTCCCGGTAGGTGATCGCGGCGGCGAGTTCGGTCGCGCCCGACGGCCATTGCGGCGCGGCGATGATATCCAGCTTTTCATAAGGATAGGGCTGTTCCAGCGCCTCTTCGAAGAATTCCACGATGGCCGGCGTGATGGAAAGGATGGCCCCCAGCTCCTCGCCCTTGCCTGCGCGGGCATAGCCCGTCAGCGGCACAGGCCAGTCGCGCATCGCATTCACCGGGATCGTCCCGGCGGGGACCTTCTCGAAATTACCGACGGCGACCGACAGGAGATAGGTCGACAGCGGCCGGGTGGGCAGGAAGGTCACGCGGTCAAAGCCCGGCTTGTCCGGAACCCGCGAGGCGACCGGCGTGTTGCCGATGGCCAGCATGTCTTCCGGCACGATCAGCGTGATATCGAACGGCGCCTTGAAGCCCGGCTCGTCAAAACTCGGCAGGAAGCGGCGCGCCTGGATGCTTTCGGACTTGGCCAACGCATAGGCTTCGCCCTTTTCCTCCACCCGGAACAGCCCGGCGAGGTTCGCGTCGAAGGCGGCGGTATAGTCGATGTCGAGTGTAATACCGCCCGAATGAACTCGGTTCGGAAAACCGACCCAGACCACGCCGGTCGGGTCCACTTCGGTCCAGCTGGCCGGCCGGGTCTCGCCGCCTGCCGTCACCGTGACCGAAGACACGTCGAGATCCGCCCCGTGCAACCAGATCCCCGGCGCAGAGGCCTCCAGATTGACGTCAATCTCGACATGCCCGGCGAAGGTCGTCTCCCGCGGATCGACCGTCATCTCCACCCGGTAGGCCACGGGCTGGGCCACGCCGGAAAGCCGGCCGGCTGGCGCCGCAGCTCT is a window from the uncultured Hyphomonas sp. genome containing:
- a CDS encoding M1 family metallopeptidase; this translates as MRYLAASLLLLLAACVQPSAFGPQIRAVPMDDLRAAAPAGRLSGVAQPVAYRVEMTVDPRETTFAGHVEIDVNLEASAPGIWLHGADLDVSSVTVTAGGETRPASWTEVDPTGVVWVGFPNRVHSGGITLDIDYTAAFDANLAGLFRVEEKGEAYALAKSESIQARRFLPSFDEPGFKAPFDITLIVPEDMLAIGNTPVASRVPDKPGFDRVTFLPTRPLSTYLLSVAVGNFEKVPAGTIPVNAMRDWPVPLTGYARAGKGEELGAILSITPAIVEFFEEALEQPYPYEKLDIIAAPQWPSGATELAAAITYRESRILANEMSGALFLRSMKSVHAHELSHMWFGDLVTPPWWNDLWLKEGIASWAEPAVLSTLEPDGGYDIQAVADAIAAMRLDSLSSARAVAQPITENADIRNAYDAITYNKGQAILSMVDAWFGPEQFRPALGRYIAEYADGSADSAEFFRAIGRTTGNPDIGRSMKTFVTQNGVPLLETELQCTSIGAKVVLEQSRYRPLGSEADPDRHWIIPVCVSWHEGDESGRSCTLLKAPRQVMPLEGATCPDAYHPNANGTGYYRFNLAGDGWDRLIAVLPGLPAAEALTAIDSAEADFDAGKMDAATLRQVLTAGVQHEDAAVVSAVLGIYADLMEQLDDAPGLRADAEAASVRLHAQMMGEGEDPELETSLVEFDATILKQEDARAGLAAKMDTWISDPDADESLSSDLYASGLLVLLDQGGQAAYDRVLTANDEIDNPAFGQSVAIALGSVTDPDQAARTRGLIASAALGPRETYTMALLQMRTPETREAMWTYLEDNFPAFLNAIPAQWKRRTPRLGSYFCDAEGLDALNALFAEYGDLAEGHERELSLAREKIQLCMARKAATQADLEAAFAAAP